Proteins encoded by one window of Rhodoligotrophos appendicifer:
- a CDS encoding FMN-dependent NADH-azoreductase, whose product MSSILLVTSSPRGEASHSTKVARDLAEKLAQSDPGAHIVTRDLAQNPLPHIVADYATGIYTPADTRTPSQQHAVTVSDAAVEELLAADTVIISTGFINFGISSTLKAWIDHIARKGLTFNYTADGPVGLVKGKKVYLVLASGGVYSDGAAVAFDHAVPYLKTVLSFLGMTDIEVVRIEGVGMGPEAEAQAVAGALQQTQRLALAA is encoded by the coding sequence ATGTCGTCAATTTTGTTGGTCACATCGAGTCCGCGAGGCGAGGCGTCCCATTCCACGAAGGTCGCACGCGATTTGGCTGAAAAGCTTGCGCAGTCCGACCCTGGCGCTCACATCGTGACGCGTGACCTGGCGCAGAACCCGCTGCCGCACATCGTGGCCGACTACGCCACCGGCATATACACGCCTGCGGACACCCGCACGCCGTCGCAACAACACGCCGTGACTGTATCCGATGCGGCGGTTGAAGAGCTGCTTGCTGCTGACACGGTGATCATCTCCACCGGCTTCATCAACTTCGGCATATCCTCCACCCTGAAGGCTTGGATCGACCACATCGCCCGCAAGGGGCTGACCTTCAACTATACGGCGGATGGGCCTGTCGGCCTCGTCAAAGGCAAGAAGGTCTACCTCGTTCTGGCCTCTGGCGGAGTGTACTCTGACGGTGCTGCGGTCGCTTTTGATCACGCCGTCCCTTACCTGAAGACGGTTTTGTCGTTCCTTGGCATGACCGACATTGAAGTCGTCAGGATCGAGGGTGTCGGCATGGGTCCCGAAGCCGAGGCGCAGGCTGTGGCCGGAGCCTTGCAGCAGACCCAGCGTCTGGCTCTTGCGGCCTGA
- a CDS encoding LysR family transcriptional regulator, giving the protein MQPQPTLDQLQVFTAVARSGSFSGAARLLHRSQSVVSYTIANLEAQLELQLFERVGTREPRLTEAGKAMLEEAQRMISALQSLRSRASGLKEGLEAEVSIAVDVMLPSPVLTCALKAFQEQFPTVGLKLFVGALGMIWELAMKQQVSISIGGEPGRDCGHLVSRRLGHSTMIPVAAPHHPLALQPGPLPLAAIRDHVQIVITDLTEVTKGREFNVFSYSTWRLTDLGTKHDLLLAGLGWGGLPKWMVAEDIAAGRLVQLRIEAYPETSYPLLAFHSADSLPGPAATWLINRFEQSLQALELGSLR; this is encoded by the coding sequence GTGCAACCCCAACCCACACTCGATCAGCTTCAAGTCTTCACCGCGGTCGCTCGCAGCGGGAGCTTTTCCGGTGCCGCACGGCTGCTGCATCGCTCGCAGTCGGTCGTCAGCTACACCATCGCCAATCTGGAGGCACAGCTCGAATTGCAGTTGTTCGAGCGTGTCGGCACGCGTGAACCTCGCCTGACCGAGGCGGGAAAAGCCATGCTGGAGGAGGCGCAGCGCATGATCTCGGCGCTGCAAAGCCTGCGATCCCGTGCGTCAGGACTCAAGGAGGGGCTGGAGGCGGAAGTGTCCATCGCCGTCGACGTGATGCTGCCCTCGCCGGTCCTTACATGCGCGCTGAAGGCCTTTCAGGAGCAGTTTCCAACTGTCGGCCTCAAGCTCTTCGTTGGGGCTCTCGGGATGATCTGGGAGCTGGCGATGAAGCAGCAGGTCAGCATATCCATTGGCGGAGAGCCGGGTCGAGATTGCGGCCATCTGGTCTCGAGGCGTCTCGGGCATTCGACCATGATTCCGGTTGCAGCTCCGCATCATCCCTTGGCACTCCAGCCGGGCCCCCTGCCGCTCGCGGCGATCCGAGACCATGTGCAAATCGTGATCACGGATCTCACGGAGGTGACGAAGGGACGGGAGTTCAACGTCTTCTCCTATTCGACGTGGCGGCTCACAGATCTCGGCACGAAGCACGACCTGCTTCTCGCCGGGCTCGGCTGGGGCGGCCTACCGAAATGGATGGTCGCCGAAGACATCGCTGCGGGGCGCCTGGTCCAGCTTCGCATCGAGGCCTATCCGGAGACTTCCTACCCGCTGCTGGCCTTCCATTCAGCCGACTCCCTTCCGGGACCTGCGGCCACATGGCTCATCAACAGGTTCGAACAGTCGCTGCAAGCGTTGGAGTTAGGCTCGCTTCGGTGA
- a CDS encoding hybrid sensor histidine kinase/response regulator has protein sequence MPADESRYRLLIDAVFDYAIYMLDPDGYVTSWNAGAQRFKGYTEAEIIGHHFSRFYGEEDRKRGQPARALHAAATEGRFENEGWRIRKDGSRFWAHVVIDPIRSPDGSLLGFAKITRDLTDRRLAADALRESEDQFRLLVQSVTDYAIFMLDPDGYVTNWNAGAERIKGYRPNEIVGEHFSRFYTEEDKRAGLPQRALEMAATEGRFGKEGWCVRKDGSRFWASVVIDPIRSEAGDLIGFSKVTRDITERKEAQDELERAREALLQSQKMDAIGQLTGGIAHDFNNLLMVILGSLDLARKRVPEGARVLSLLDNAVQAAQRGAALTQRMLAFARRQDLNLEHVDIHALVRGMADLLKHSIGPTVEIELDFPDRLPAVNADANQLELALLNLAVNARDAMPEGGKVTISADRREIGADNLGELRPGSYLCLSVADTGEGMDAETLSRAMEPFFTTKGVGKGTGLGLSMVHGMARQSGGRLLMTSQPKKGTVAELWLPVSCGSVESPAPSPAKHLAPRQPPNLTVLVVDDDPLVLTNTVAMLDELGHRVLQAHSGKEALETMRSSPVDLLITDQVMPRMSGVDLANIVFAEKPGLPIILATGYGEVAEDTPDSLMRLAKPFGIDALDEVIARVMENRQASPR, from the coding sequence ATGCCGGCCGACGAGAGCAGATATCGCCTGCTCATCGACGCGGTCTTCGACTACGCCATCTATATGCTCGATCCCGACGGATATGTGACGAGCTGGAACGCCGGCGCTCAGCGGTTCAAGGGATATACGGAAGCTGAGATCATCGGTCATCACTTCTCGCGATTCTATGGCGAGGAGGATCGGAAGAGGGGACAGCCCGCCAGGGCGCTTCATGCGGCCGCCACGGAAGGCCGGTTCGAGAACGAGGGCTGGCGCATTCGCAAGGACGGCAGCAGGTTCTGGGCTCACGTGGTCATCGACCCCATACGCTCTCCTGACGGCAGTTTATTGGGTTTCGCGAAGATCACCCGGGATCTGACTGATCGTCGCCTGGCTGCGGATGCCCTTCGCGAAAGCGAGGATCAGTTTCGGCTCCTCGTGCAGAGCGTGACCGACTATGCGATCTTCATGCTCGATCCCGATGGTTACGTCACCAATTGGAATGCCGGCGCCGAACGGATCAAGGGATACCGCCCGAACGAGATTGTCGGAGAGCATTTTTCCCGCTTCTACACCGAGGAAGACAAGCGGGCAGGATTACCTCAACGTGCTCTCGAGATGGCCGCCACCGAAGGCCGCTTCGGCAAGGAGGGATGGTGCGTTCGCAAGGATGGCAGCCGCTTCTGGGCGAGCGTAGTCATCGATCCGATTCGCAGTGAGGCGGGTGACCTCATCGGCTTCTCCAAGGTCACGCGGGATATCACCGAACGCAAGGAGGCCCAGGACGAGCTCGAAAGGGCGCGCGAGGCACTCCTCCAATCCCAGAAGATGGATGCGATCGGGCAGCTGACCGGCGGCATAGCCCATGATTTCAACAACCTGCTCATGGTTATCCTTGGGAGTCTCGACCTTGCCCGGAAGCGTGTGCCGGAGGGCGCGCGAGTCCTGTCCCTCCTCGACAATGCCGTTCAGGCTGCTCAGCGTGGCGCAGCCCTGACGCAGCGGATGCTGGCCTTCGCCCGCCGGCAGGATCTTAATTTGGAGCATGTTGACATCCATGCCCTGGTCCGGGGCATGGCGGATCTCCTGAAGCACTCGATCGGCCCCACGGTGGAGATCGAGCTCGATTTTCCGGACCGGCTGCCCGCCGTGAATGCGGATGCCAATCAATTGGAGCTTGCCCTGCTCAATCTTGCCGTCAATGCGCGGGATGCGATGCCCGAGGGAGGCAAGGTCACGATTTCTGCTGATCGGAGGGAGATCGGAGCGGACAATCTGGGGGAACTCCGGCCGGGCAGTTACCTATGCCTTTCCGTCGCCGATACGGGAGAAGGGATGGATGCCGAGACCTTGTCTCGTGCGATGGAGCCCTTTTTCACCACCAAAGGCGTGGGGAAGGGGACCGGGCTCGGTCTTTCCATGGTTCATGGCATGGCCAGGCAGTCCGGAGGGCGGCTCCTTATGACCAGCCAGCCGAAGAAAGGGACCGTTGCCGAGCTTTGGCTTCCGGTCAGTTGCGGATCGGTGGAATCGCCTGCACCAAGTCCCGCCAAGCATCTCGCTCCCCGCCAGCCGCCGAATCTGACGGTGCTGGTGGTCGATGATGATCCTCTCGTGCTCACGAACACGGTTGCGATGTTGGATGAGCTTGGCCATCGCGTTCTTCAAGCGCATTCGGGCAAGGAGGCACTGGAGACGATGCGCAGCTCTCCAGTTGATTTGCTGATCACCGACCAAGTCATGCCTCGAATGAGTGGCGTGGATCTCGCCAATATCGTCTTCGCGGAAAAGCCGGGACTGCCGATCATCTTGGCAACCGGCTACGGCGAGGTCGCCGAAGACACTCCGGACAGCCTGATGCGCTTGGCCAAGCCCTTCGGTATCGATGCCCTCGATGAGGTCATTGCCAGGGTGATGGAAAATCGCCAAGCCTCTCCTCGGTGA
- a CDS encoding LLM class flavin-dependent oxidoreductase gives MSRQMHFVAFLIVGPTSHHHGMWRHPESENRFLDPGFWETLAQTLEAGRFDALFFADVLTFYNDTIMRKGGQMSLLDPVPLVAMMARATQRIGLGLTMSTSFLPAYSVARTLASLDFLSGGRVAWNVVTSTADREAQIHGAGELLPRNERYERADEMLKICQDLWTGWSEGAIVMDKDSGRFIDEAQMRRTDFQGRYLSANGVFPVPPSAQGHPVIMQAGSSPRGREFAAEWAEMIFTLQHSLRDMQAFYTDIKERVAKAGRNPDHCKILTSVDPIIGETEAIAREKQAYINDRVDPELAVALVSSHVGIDLSHYPLDKPISDINAEAGSRGSMDVILQAGGLTLGEAAKRFATSELCPQVVGTAEQVADQLQVFFEEKGCDGFIMTPTEMPGSFESFTRSVVPILQKRGLYRKDYPGTTLRQTLQD, from the coding sequence ATGTCACGCCAAATGCATTTCGTCGCGTTCCTCATCGTCGGCCCCACCTCGCATCACCACGGCATGTGGCGGCATCCCGAATCGGAGAACCGATTCCTGGATCCTGGTTTTTGGGAAACGCTGGCACAGACCCTGGAGGCGGGGCGGTTCGATGCCTTGTTCTTTGCGGACGTGCTGACCTTCTACAACGACACAATCATGCGGAAGGGCGGCCAGATGTCGTTGCTGGATCCGGTTCCCCTCGTCGCGATGATGGCTCGGGCGACGCAGCGAATCGGGCTTGGTCTGACCATGTCGACCAGCTTCCTGCCTGCCTATTCGGTGGCTCGGACGCTTGCATCCCTCGACTTCCTCAGCGGTGGGCGCGTCGCATGGAACGTGGTGACCTCGACGGCCGATCGCGAAGCCCAGATCCATGGGGCCGGCGAGTTGCTGCCCCGCAACGAACGCTATGAACGCGCCGACGAGATGCTGAAGATCTGCCAGGACCTGTGGACCGGATGGTCCGAGGGCGCCATCGTGATGGACAAGGACAGCGGCCGGTTCATCGACGAAGCACAGATGCGCCGCACCGATTTCCAAGGACGGTATCTGAGCGCCAACGGGGTGTTCCCGGTGCCGCCGAGCGCTCAAGGCCATCCGGTGATCATGCAGGCCGGCTCATCCCCCCGCGGCCGCGAATTTGCGGCGGAGTGGGCGGAGATGATCTTCACGCTGCAGCATTCGCTGCGCGACATGCAGGCCTTCTACACCGACATCAAGGAGCGCGTCGCCAAGGCGGGACGCAACCCGGACCATTGCAAGATCCTGACCTCCGTCGACCCCATCATCGGAGAGACAGAGGCGATTGCGCGGGAGAAGCAGGCCTATATCAACGACCGCGTCGATCCCGAACTCGCGGTCGCACTGGTCTCCTCTCATGTGGGAATCGACCTTTCCCACTATCCCCTGGACAAGCCGATCAGCGACATCAATGCGGAAGCCGGTTCGCGGGGGTCCATGGACGTCATTCTGCAGGCCGGCGGCCTCACTCTCGGAGAAGCCGCCAAGCGCTTTGCGACAAGCGAGTTGTGCCCGCAGGTCGTGGGGACCGCCGAACAAGTGGCGGACCAGCTTCAGGTGTTCTTCGAGGAGAAGGGCTGCGACGGCTTCATCATGACGCCGACGGAGATGCCGGGGTCCTTCGAGAGCTTCACGCGCTCGGTGGTCCCCATCCTGCAAAAGAGAGGGCTTTACAGGAAGGACTATCCCGGCACCACCCTGCGTCAGACGCTTCAAGACTGA
- a CDS encoding ABC transporter ATP-binding protein has protein sequence MIFRLFETMLEPTAAPLPGAPPSGILPFYWHFVRQARGLFASLLIMGALLAAADAAMPVLIGWVVQLVAGSEPEAFLSEGWMILVGMALLLLVIRPVILTTQALLQHQAIFPGVTNLVRWQSHKHVVRQSLAYFQSDFAGRIASRVMETGYALRASAVSVISVIWYLVSFAMAMVAIMLVANPWLAVPSLAWIAGYVILLWTIVPQVRVASSEIAFARSALTGRIVDSYTNIMTVKLFARTAVEDAYVREAVDWHTGRMRKQLRWFTWLTLGLAVLSGFLIAATGGLALWLWSEGAVGVETVATVLTLTLQMSTTSGRVAYELTQVSEQFGTVREGMETVARPLRVVDQPGAPTLQVTLGEIQFKDIRFGYGRETGLIEGLNLTIRPGEKIGLIGRSGAGKSTLINLLLRFYDLEDGQILIDGQDIATVTQQSVREAIAVVTQDTSLLHRSIRENIAYGKPGASDEKIISAARQAHAHEFIMDLEDWRGRHGYDAHVGERGVKLSGGQRQRIAISRVILKSAPILILDEATSALDSEVEAAIQEQLETLMESKTVIAIAHRLSTIARMDRLVVMDGGRIIEEGNHAELLAHGGKYAQLWARQSGGFLDLGANEPATVP, from the coding sequence ATGATCTTCCGCCTCTTCGAAACCATGCTCGAGCCTACGGCCGCGCCATTGCCGGGTGCTCCGCCCTCGGGCATCCTGCCCTTCTACTGGCACTTCGTGCGCCAAGCGCGGGGACTGTTCGCCAGCCTGCTGATCATGGGAGCCCTGCTCGCCGCCGCGGACGCCGCGATGCCGGTGTTGATCGGATGGGTCGTCCAGCTCGTAGCAGGATCGGAGCCGGAGGCTTTTCTCTCGGAAGGATGGATGATCCTGGTGGGGATGGCCTTGCTGCTGCTCGTCATCCGTCCGGTGATCCTGACGACCCAGGCGCTGCTTCAACACCAAGCGATCTTTCCCGGCGTGACCAACCTGGTGCGCTGGCAGAGCCACAAGCATGTGGTGCGGCAGAGCCTCGCCTATTTCCAGAGCGACTTCGCGGGGCGCATCGCCTCACGGGTGATGGAAACCGGGTACGCCTTGCGCGCCAGTGCCGTGAGCGTGATCTCGGTCATCTGGTATCTTGTCTCCTTCGCGATGGCGATGGTGGCCATCATGCTGGTGGCCAATCCCTGGCTGGCCGTGCCGTCCCTCGCCTGGATCGCGGGTTATGTGATCCTGCTCTGGACGATCGTGCCGCAGGTGCGGGTAGCCTCGTCGGAGATCGCCTTTGCCCGATCCGCCCTGACGGGACGCATCGTGGACAGCTACACCAACATCATGACCGTGAAGTTGTTCGCCCGCACTGCCGTGGAGGATGCGTATGTCCGCGAAGCCGTGGACTGGCATACCGGCCGGATGAGAAAGCAGTTGCGCTGGTTCACCTGGCTGACCCTGGGGCTCGCGGTGCTGTCTGGGTTTCTGATCGCTGCGACAGGCGGATTGGCGCTCTGGCTGTGGTCGGAGGGAGCGGTGGGAGTCGAGACCGTGGCGACCGTGCTCACCTTGACGCTGCAGATGTCGACGACCTCGGGACGGGTTGCCTATGAATTGACGCAAGTGTCGGAACAGTTCGGCACGGTGCGGGAGGGCATGGAGACTGTCGCCAGACCCTTGCGCGTGGTGGACCAACCCGGCGCTCCTACGCTTCAGGTCACGCTCGGGGAGATTCAGTTCAAGGATATCCGCTTCGGCTATGGGCGAGAGACAGGGCTGATCGAAGGGCTCAACCTGACGATCCGGCCGGGCGAGAAGATCGGGCTGATCGGACGGTCGGGCGCCGGAAAATCGACCCTGATCAATCTCCTGCTGCGCTTCTACGATTTGGAGGATGGACAAATCCTCATCGATGGACAGGACATCGCCACCGTCACGCAGCAATCGGTGCGTGAGGCGATCGCGGTCGTGACGCAGGATACATCACTGCTGCATCGTTCGATCCGGGAGAACATCGCCTATGGCAAGCCCGGCGCTTCGGACGAGAAAATCATCTCCGCGGCCCGACAGGCGCATGCCCATGAGTTCATCATGGATTTGGAGGACTGGCGCGGTCGGCATGGATATGACGCTCATGTGGGCGAGCGCGGCGTGAAGCTCTCGGGCGGACAGCGGCAGCGCATTGCCATCTCACGGGTCATCCTCAAAAGCGCGCCGATCCTCATCCTGGACGAGGCGACCTCGGCGCTGGACTCGGAGGTCGAGGCCGCGATCCAGGAGCAGCTGGAGACCTTGATGGAAAGCAAGACGGTGATCGCCATCGCCCATAGGCTTTCCACCATCGCCCGGATGGACCGGCTGGTGGTGATGGATGGCGGACGGATCATCGAGGAGGGAAATCACGCCGAGCTTCTGGCCCATGGGGGGAAATATGCCCAGCTCTGGGCCCGGCAATCCGGCGGGTTTCTGGATCTCGGCGCCAACGAACCCGCGACAGTTCCCTGA
- a CDS encoding adenosylcobalamin-dependent ribonucleoside-diphosphate reductase: MTELTRELSPIAHEIWDMKYRFKRQDGTPVDLTVDDTWWRVARALAAPEAESRRDEIAARFHGAMADYRFLPAGRILAGAGTGRRVTLFNCFVMGIISDDMGGIFDGLREAALTMQQGGGIGHDFSTLRPRGAEVKGVGADASGPLSFMDVWDAMCRTIMSAGSRRGAMMATMRCDHPDIEDFIDAKRDSARLRMFNLSVLVTDAFMEAVREDAEWPLIFDGRRYKTVQARGLWDRIMRATYDYAEPGVIFIDRVNALNNLHYCETIGSTNPCGEQPLPPYGACLLGSVNLARLVLDPFSGQARIDERELRDLVATAVRMMDNVIEVSDFPLEAQRREAKSKRRIGLGVTGLADALIMCRLRYGTEEAAAQARQWMAAIEHAAYQASAGLAAEKGPFPLFDAEPYLAGRHISRLAPDIRASIAEHGIRNALLTSIAPTGTISLFADNVSSGVEPIFSYSYQRRVLLADGTHRTEQVSDHAYRMFRALFGAETALPDYFVATHDLSPREHLVMEAALQAHVDSSISKTVNVPRDITFESFRQVYADAYDMGLKGCTTYRPNDITGAVLSLTETAPGTPAQPELPRQSSPADQPSLSLPAPPVPTDGDGEFGYIKRPMEREAVLPGFTYKLKWADSGHAIYITMNDIVVGGRRRPFEIFINSKNMEHYAWTVALTRMISAVFRRGGDVSFVVEELKAVFDPRGGQWMEGRYVPSLLAAIGGVIEKHMIDTGFLPGGTGFQGDSTAGVSDLSVGGRPPAQCTKCGSAALVFQEGCSTCLSCGYSLCN, translated from the coding sequence ATGACCGAGTTGACCCGAGAACTGTCCCCGATCGCGCACGAAATCTGGGACATGAAGTACCGTTTCAAGCGTCAGGATGGCACCCCGGTCGATCTCACGGTCGATGATACCTGGTGGCGCGTGGCGCGTGCATTGGCGGCGCCGGAAGCCGAATCGCGCCGCGACGAGATCGCCGCCCGGTTCCACGGTGCCATGGCCGATTACCGCTTTCTTCCAGCGGGACGGATCCTGGCCGGCGCCGGAACGGGTCGCCGGGTGACCCTGTTCAACTGCTTCGTCATGGGGATCATTTCCGACGATATGGGCGGGATCTTTGATGGCCTGCGCGAAGCAGCTCTGACCATGCAGCAGGGGGGTGGGATCGGGCATGATTTCTCCACCCTCCGACCGCGCGGAGCGGAGGTGAAGGGCGTCGGGGCGGATGCTTCCGGCCCGCTGAGCTTCATGGACGTCTGGGACGCCATGTGTCGGACGATTATGTCGGCTGGATCGCGCCGGGGCGCCATGATGGCCACCATGCGCTGCGACCATCCGGACATAGAGGACTTCATCGATGCCAAGCGCGACTCCGCTCGCCTTCGCATGTTCAACCTCTCCGTTCTCGTCACCGACGCCTTCATGGAGGCGGTCAGGGAAGACGCCGAATGGCCGCTGATATTCGACGGCCGCCGTTACAAGACGGTGCAGGCGCGCGGTCTCTGGGACCGGATCATGCGCGCGACCTACGACTATGCCGAGCCCGGCGTCATCTTCATCGACAGGGTGAACGCCCTGAACAATCTTCATTATTGCGAGACCATAGGCTCGACCAATCCCTGTGGGGAGCAGCCTCTGCCGCCCTATGGCGCTTGCCTGCTGGGCTCTGTCAATCTCGCCAGGCTCGTCCTTGATCCCTTCTCGGGCCAGGCCCGCATCGACGAGCGCGAGCTGCGTGACCTGGTGGCGACCGCGGTGCGCATGATGGACAATGTCATCGAGGTGTCCGATTTTCCTTTGGAGGCCCAACGTCGCGAGGCCAAGTCGAAGCGCCGCATTGGTCTCGGCGTCACGGGCTTGGCGGATGCCTTGATCATGTGCCGGCTCCGTTATGGCACCGAGGAGGCCGCTGCTCAGGCGAGGCAATGGATGGCCGCCATCGAGCATGCCGCCTACCAGGCCAGCGCAGGTCTTGCCGCCGAAAAGGGGCCCTTTCCCCTCTTCGATGCCGAGCCTTATCTGGCTGGCCGCCACATCTCACGGCTTGCACCGGACATTCGTGCGAGCATCGCGGAACATGGCATTCGCAACGCGCTCCTGACCTCCATTGCCCCCACTGGCACCATTTCGCTCTTTGCCGACAACGTCTCCAGCGGTGTGGAACCCATCTTCAGCTACAGCTACCAGCGCCGCGTCCTTCTCGCTGACGGCACTCATCGCACCGAGCAGGTATCGGACCATGCCTACCGCATGTTTCGGGCCTTGTTCGGGGCGGAGACGGCACTGCCGGACTATTTCGTGGCCACCCATGACCTCTCGCCCCGCGAGCATCTGGTGATGGAGGCTGCCTTGCAGGCGCATGTGGACAGTTCGATCTCCAAGACCGTCAACGTCCCCCGCGACATCACCTTCGAGAGTTTCCGGCAGGTCTATGCGGATGCCTACGACATGGGGCTGAAGGGCTGCACCACCTACCGCCCGAACGACATCACCGGTGCGGTTCTGAGCCTGACGGAAACCGCGCCCGGTACGCCGGCGCAGCCGGAGCTCCCCCGGCAGTCGTCGCCTGCCGATCAGCCCAGCCTGTCCCTGCCGGCGCCGCCCGTCCCGACGGACGGGGATGGCGAGTTCGGGTACATCAAGCGCCCCATGGAGCGGGAGGCAGTCCTCCCCGGCTTCACATACAAGCTGAAATGGGCTGATTCCGGCCACGCCATCTACATCACCATGAATGATATCGTTGTTGGAGGCCGCCGTCGTCCCTTCGAGATTTTCATCAACTCGAAGAACATGGAGCACTACGCCTGGACGGTCGCGCTGACGCGGATGATTTCGGCGGTGTTCCGCCGCGGCGGGGATGTTTCCTTCGTCGTGGAGGAACTGAAGGCCGTGTTCGATCCCCGGGGTGGCCAGTGGATGGAGGGCCGCTATGTGCCGAGCCTGTTGGCGGCCATCGGCGGCGTCATCGAAAAGCACATGATCGATACGGGCTTCTTGCCGGGCGGCACAGGGTTCCAGGGGGACTCGACCGCCGGTGTCTCGGACTTATCCGTCGGCGGCCGGCCACCCGCTCAGTGTACGAAATGTGGTTCGGCCGCTCTGGTGTTTCAGGAAGGCTGCTCGACCTGCCTCTCCTGCGGCTATTCCCTGTGCAACTGA
- a CDS encoding lysophospholipid acyltransferase family protein, producing the protein MIALRSLLFNALFYVNLIAFMVIGCVFYVTPRAWSMAALKVWARASLLLLRVVVGTTMEIRGRENLPPGPVLVASKHQSLWETFALLPLFADPAVVLKRELTFIPLFGWFALKFQMIPVDRGAGSTALRRMLERATKAAAQGRQIVVFPEGTRRPPGAEAAYRPGTAALYRKLGVQCVPIALNSGLFWPRRRFMRYPGTIIVEILDPVPPGLDRRSFDRVLQERIENATASLVAEGLKSQGEPAR; encoded by the coding sequence GTGATCGCGCTCAGGTCTCTCCTGTTCAACGCCCTCTTCTACGTGAACCTGATTGCCTTCATGGTCATCGGCTGCGTCTTCTATGTGACCCCCCGGGCTTGGTCGATGGCTGCGCTCAAGGTCTGGGCTCGAGCCTCTCTTCTCCTCTTGCGGGTGGTGGTGGGCACGACCATGGAGATTCGCGGCCGGGAAAACCTTCCTCCAGGACCTGTCCTGGTCGCCTCAAAGCATCAATCCTTGTGGGAGACCTTCGCGCTCCTGCCTCTTTTCGCCGACCCTGCTGTGGTCTTGAAGCGAGAGCTCACCTTCATTCCTCTTTTCGGCTGGTTCGCCCTGAAGTTCCAGATGATCCCCGTCGATCGCGGCGCGGGCTCCACGGCCTTGCGTCGGATGCTCGAACGAGCCACGAAGGCCGCCGCCCAGGGCCGCCAGATTGTTGTGTTCCCTGAGGGGACCCGTCGCCCGCCAGGCGCCGAAGCCGCCTATCGGCCCGGCACTGCGGCGCTCTACAGGAAGCTTGGTGTGCAATGTGTGCCCATTGCGCTGAACTCTGGCCTGTTCTGGCCGCGCCGGCGCTTCATGCGCTATCCCGGCACGATCATCGTCGAAATCTTGGACCCCGTACCCCCCGGATTGGACAGACGAAGCTTTGACCGCGTGCTTCAGGAGCGGATTGAAAACGCTACGGCGAGCCTTGTCGCGGAAGGGCTGAAATCGCAAGGAGAGCCGGCCCGTTAG
- a CDS encoding YdcF family protein, translating to MNGDHRHQERTGGNTTAASIGVAGPLDAPRRRRRWGLMTMLGILVVATIGLGLGLLSFANKVAQGRPQGDPHADGIVVLTGGAARISQAVKLLRSGNAKRLLITGVNLSTSREAIRTEVGADKGLFDCCVDLGRAAINTEGNAAEAAAWVRDQGFASVIVVTSDYHMPRSLVEFQRYLPSASLVAYPIDTISPGNIVSDRTGFRLLVTEYFKYLVAYARMEAAGRASAARPSAKP from the coding sequence ATGAACGGCGATCACCGTCATCAAGAGCGTACGGGTGGCAATACGACGGCAGCATCGATTGGCGTCGCGGGTCCGCTTGATGCACCGCGGCGTCGGCGCCGCTGGGGCCTGATGACGATGCTTGGCATCCTTGTGGTCGCGACGATCGGCCTGGGATTAGGCCTTCTCTCTTTCGCGAACAAGGTGGCCCAGGGCCGTCCCCAGGGCGATCCGCATGCGGACGGCATCGTGGTGCTCACGGGCGGCGCCGCCCGGATCTCCCAGGCCGTCAAGCTGCTGCGCTCCGGCAACGCCAAGCGATTGTTGATCACCGGCGTCAACCTCTCCACGAGCCGTGAAGCCATCCGCACCGAGGTCGGCGCGGATAAAGGCTTATTCGATTGCTGCGTAGATCTGGGGCGGGCTGCCATCAACACCGAGGGGAACGCCGCCGAAGCTGCCGCTTGGGTGCGGGATCAGGGCTTCGCCAGCGTGATCGTGGTGACCAGCGATTATCACATGCCGCGGAGTTTGGTTGAGTTCCAGCGATACCTTCCCAGCGCCTCCCTGGTGGCCTATCCCATCGACACCATTTCTCCCGGCAACATAGTGTCCGACCGGACCGGCTTCAGACTGCTGGTCACCGAGTATTTCAAATATCTGGTGGCCTATGCGCGTATGGAGGCGGCTGGCCGCGCGTCGGCAGCACGTCCTTCTGCCAAGCCCTGA